A genomic stretch from Fodinibius salinus includes:
- a CDS encoding BspA family leucine-rich repeat surface protein, translated as MKSLQFIAVFLGMLLVLGGCGSSGSTPQHTLTLSASPGQGGSVAPADSAYDEGTTVTISATANPQWRFDHWEGDYSGSSASGSVTMDADKTITAIFAKKQYALTVDTTGQGTVDEQVVSPKPTDYEAGTVVELTANPDTDWKFVKWQGDMTGSKNPAQITIDQAKQVTAVFEKKTYKLDITTQGSGAVDETVVQAKNYEAGTVVELTGNPATGWEFVEWQDDLSGSTNPDQITIDAPKQVTAVFGQAAFYLASNGVTIKCENASVGDTGTIGGTTYTKRRVGQITPSNAPTTCTSGITDMSNLFDGASNFNGNIGSWDVSGVTNMGSMFKGASSFNQDIGGWDVSLVTDMKFMFRNASNFNGDLSNWNVGNVTDMANMFTSASSFNQDISSWDVSSVTNMTGMFFFARSFNQDIGTWDVSSVTTMGGIFSGASAFNGDISNWEVSAVTSMYRMFSGASSFNQDLSSWDVSNVTDMKRMFENATNFDQDISGWCVSQIGSKPSAFDDGAGFDGNSGIQPQWGTCPNP; from the coding sequence ATGAAATCGTTACAATTTATAGCTGTATTCCTGGGCATGCTTTTGGTGCTTGGCGGCTGCGGCTCTTCGGGTTCGACCCCACAACATACTTTAACGCTCAGTGCCTCTCCCGGCCAGGGCGGCAGCGTAGCCCCGGCCGACAGCGCCTACGATGAGGGCACCACCGTCACCATCAGCGCCACCGCCAACCCACAGTGGCGGTTTGACCACTGGGAAGGGGACTACAGCGGAAGCAGTGCTTCGGGGTCGGTGACCATGGACGCAGATAAAACCATTACGGCAATCTTTGCCAAAAAGCAGTATGCCCTTACCGTGGATACCACCGGACAGGGCACCGTGGACGAGCAGGTAGTCTCCCCCAAGCCCACCGATTACGAGGCCGGCACGGTGGTAGAGCTGACCGCCAATCCCGATACGGATTGGAAGTTCGTAAAGTGGCAAGGGGACATGACCGGCAGCAAGAATCCGGCACAGATTACCATAGACCAGGCAAAGCAGGTGACAGCTGTATTTGAGAAAAAAACCTACAAGCTTGATATAACGACACAGGGTAGTGGAGCCGTTGATGAAACCGTAGTACAGGCTAAAAATTATGAGGCGGGCACGGTCGTAGAATTGACAGGAAATCCCGCCACTGGCTGGGAGTTTGTCGAATGGCAGGATGATCTTAGTGGTAGCACAAACCCGGATCAGATCACCATTGACGCCCCCAAACAAGTGACCGCCGTATTTGGACAAGCGGCATTTTACCTAGCCTCCAACGGAGTGACTATTAAGTGTGAGAACGCCAGCGTGGGTGATACCGGCACGATCGGTGGCACCACCTATACTAAACGACGTGTGGGACAGATCACTCCTTCCAATGCGCCTACTACTTGCACCAGTGGAATCACCGATATGAGTAATTTATTTGATGGAGCCAGCAATTTTAACGGCAACATTGGCAGTTGGGACGTGTCGGGGGTTACTAATATGGGGAGTATGTTTAAAGGAGCCAGTAGCTTTAACCAAGATATCGGTGGTTGGGACGTTTCGCTTGTGACGGACATGAAATTTATGTTCAGGAATGCTAGCAACTTTAATGGAGACCTCAGCAACTGGAATGTTGGAAATGTAACTGATATGGCCAATATGTTTACCAGTGCAAGTTCTTTTAACCAAGATATTAGCAGTTGGGATGTTTCCTCTGTGACAAATATGACCGGTATGTTTTTCTTTGCGCGCTCTTTTAATCAAGATATAGGCACCTGGGATGTATCATCTGTGACAACTATGGGAGGTATATTTTCCGGTGCTTCCGCCTTCAACGGGGATATCAGCAATTGGGAGGTGTCGGCGGTCACCAGTATGTATAGGATGTTTAGCGGAGCTAGTAGCTTCAACCAGGACCTCAGCAGTTGGGACGTATCCAATGTGACCGATATGAAGCGCATGTTTGAAAATGCCACCAATTTTGACCAAGACATCAGTGGCTGGTGTGTGAGTCAGATCGGTTCAAAACCATCAGCATTTGATGACGGTGCCGGTTTCGACGGTAATAGTGGTATTCAACCACAGTGGGGTACGTGTCCCAACCCGTAA